The stretch of DNA TCGAAGTAGATGAAGATGATGTATTAGAAGCAATGGAAATGGGTAAAAGCTACCAAGCTCTTTCGATGGACCATTCTCTTGAATCTGATTCGGATGGAAGTAGCATTACTTTATTTGACGTTATTGGCCAGCAAGATGATGGTTATGAAAAAACAGATCAGCGTATGTTAGTAGCAAATGCACTCAGTGTTCTTTCTGAACGGGAGAAACAAGTCATCCAATTTACATATATTGATCAGCTAAGCCAGAAAGAAGCCGGTGACAAACTCGGTATTTCCCAAATGCATGTTTCCCGATTACAAAGAAAAGCTATTAAAAAGTTACAAGATGCAATTCTTGCAGCTGGTGGAGTGTCGTAATGAACTCGATACGACATCCTTTTTTAGAGGTATTCGTCTATCAGGAAGCAAAAGAGGGAAACAATGAATCGGGAGATACGTATTTCACGTATATGAATGAGGAGTATTTTTTATGTGCTATTGCTGATGGCTTAGGCAACGGACCAATTGCGAGACAATCATCTGAAATCATTCCGATGATTTTGGCAGAATACCATCATGAAACAATTGATGAATTATTGCTGAGATGCAACAAATTAATGTTCCAAAAACGTGGCGCTGCTGTAGCGATTGTCAAAGTAAACTTTTCTGCTAAGACCATTGCATATAGCTGTGTAGGAAACATCAAGTTTTATATGACTAGAAGAGATGACGATAAAATGATTTACCCACTACCAGTAATGGGTTATTTATCGGGAAGACCTCAAAAGCTTCGAACTCAAATTTATTCCTATAAACCGGGTGATTTGTTCCTTTTCCATTCCGATGGTGTCGTCTTAGGAAACCCCAAGAGCACGATGAGAAGTAGTACAGGAGCTTATGATTTGCACCAAACATTAATACAAACAATTAAACATGGTGACGATGCAACATTTATCGCCGGTAGCCTGCTCCAATAAAATGGAGCGGGTTTTTTGTGTTTTAAATTGGTTTGGATTTCGTTTCATCCAAGATTAGCTATATCTAGCTCCACGCGTCACTTTGTGCTCTAAAAGGCGGCAACTACTAAGCGCCTATCATTTCCTTGTGTCAGGCAAGAGAGGCGCTTTACGCTTTTCTTATGTTAAAATAAATGGATGTAAAGCGAAAGGATGATAAGTCACATGGACGCTAAACAAATGATGCAACGAATAGCTAAAGAAACAAATGTACGCCCAGCACAAGCCCAGCAAGTTATCGATTTACTGGAAGAAGGTAACACGGTTCCTTTTATTGCACGCTACCGTAAAGAAGCGACAGGCTCACTGGATGAAGTACAAATTAAAGCGGTTGAAGATCGTTACCGTTACATACAGCAACTAGAGCAAAGAAAAGAAGAAGTGCTGCGCTTGATCGATGAGCAAGGGAAATTAACTGAAGAATTATCCCAAGCCATTCAGGCAGCCTCTGTATTACAAAGACTCGAAGATTTGTACCGACCATATAAGCAAAAACGCAGAACAAAAGCGACAATAGCAAAAGAAAAAGGATTAGAAC from Paenisporosarcina sp. FSL H8-0542 encodes:
- a CDS encoding PP2C family serine/threonine-protein phosphatase; the encoded protein is MNSIRHPFLEVFVYQEAKEGNNESGDTYFTYMNEEYFLCAIADGLGNGPIARQSSEIIPMILAEYHHETIDELLLRCNKLMFQKRGAAVAIVKVNFSAKTIAYSCVGNIKFYMTRRDDDKMIYPLPVMGYLSGRPQKLRTQIYSYKPGDLFLFHSDGVVLGNPKSTMRSSTGAYDLHQTLIQTIKHGDDATFIAGSLLQ